In Halobacteriovorax marinus SJ, the following proteins share a genomic window:
- a CDS encoding helix-turn-helix domain-containing protein: MVDLHSILADHRSKSADESAKLSDSHNANPTISKIPDIFFDQILTHFKLTRVEIMVLMYLYRRVWCRPNLYKEHGISQLMSHTEMAKHLGINLEDIYQSLRSLEDYNFISTIRSGQYFVRKYFTKDFDEHFGQTYDDFEI; encoded by the coding sequence ATGGTTGATTTACATTCTATATTAGCTGATCACAGATCTAAGAGCGCCGATGAGAGTGCTAAGCTTAGTGACTCTCACAATGCCAATCCTACAATTTCAAAGATCCCTGATATTTTCTTTGATCAAATACTTACTCATTTCAAATTAACTAGAGTTGAGATTATGGTTCTCATGTACTTATATAGAAGAGTTTGGTGTAGACCAAACCTTTATAAAGAGCATGGTATTTCTCAATTAATGAGTCACACAGAAATGGCAAAGCATTTAGGTATTAATTTAGAAGATATCTACCAATCGCTTAGAAGTCTGGAAGATTACAATTTCATTTCTACCATTCGCTCAGGTCAATACTTCGTTCGCAAGTACTTTACTAAGGACTTTGACGAACATTTTGGTCAGACCTATGATGACTTTGAAATTTAA
- a CDS encoding trypsin-like serine peptidase: MKVVTKALCVLLMASNAMAISTPKVIYGKDDRKEIKEHSSRAVHKLSQSVAGMVNFYDLSPSRYNGYSTYSSLSLGERINACPGERFVNQPTLMSCTGFLVGEDTLVTAGHCVREVSDCTYNKWVFNFTVDDELIKDQDVYGCKEIIARDEVSLPIIGTTDYAIIKLDRKVKGRAPLKFRTKGKVKNGADVFVIGHPMGLPLKVADNATVKGSFGKTFKTNLDTYGGNSGSPVFNEKTGEVEGILVQGAQDFDTSGYCVGSNFGQGHNEIVYKITRLKALQELFEKGKL; this comes from the coding sequence ATGAAAGTAGTGACTAAGGCCCTCTGCGTATTACTTATGGCCAGCAATGCAATGGCCATCAGTACACCTAAGGTCATTTATGGAAAAGATGATAGAAAAGAGATTAAAGAGCACTCAAGTAGAGCTGTTCATAAGCTTTCTCAATCTGTCGCTGGTATGGTTAATTTCTACGACCTATCTCCTTCAAGATATAATGGATATTCAACATACTCTAGTCTATCTCTTGGTGAGCGTATAAATGCGTGTCCAGGTGAGAGATTTGTAAATCAACCAACACTTATGAGCTGTACTGGTTTCCTCGTTGGAGAAGATACTCTTGTTACCGCCGGTCATTGTGTGCGAGAGGTTAGCGACTGTACTTATAATAAGTGGGTATTTAATTTCACTGTAGATGATGAATTAATTAAGGATCAGGATGTATACGGCTGTAAAGAAATCATCGCTAGAGATGAAGTGAGTCTTCCTATTATTGGAACAACTGATTACGCTATCATTAAATTGGATAGAAAAGTAAAGGGTCGCGCTCCACTTAAGTTTAGAACAAAAGGTAAAGTAAAGAATGGAGCAGATGTCTTTGTCATTGGTCATCCAATGGGGCTACCACTTAAGGTTGCAGATAATGCGACAGTTAAGGGATCGTTTGGAAAAACATTTAAGACCAACTTAGATACATACGGTGGAAATTCTGGCTCACCAGTCTTTAATGAAAAAACAGGTGAAGTAGAAGGAATTCTAGTTCAAGGTGCCCAGGACTTTGATACCTCAGGCTATTGTGTAGGTAGTAATTTTGGTCAAGGACACAATGAGATTGTCTATAAAATTACTCGCTTAAAAGCGTTGCAGGAATTATTCGAAAAAGGTAAATTGTAA
- a CDS encoding trypsin-like serine peptidase, with protein sequence MKFILLIALVLSSYSHASVKAIYGEDDRLEYSEVSLEYKRLGDATGAMIAKSKLSLQGTSYYFSTKTLGEEMMGNQFRNGYLCSDEAFHSQQTLSTCSGFLVSSNRLLTAGHCITGKKACSNYLWSFGLSESKMREGKIHRDSVYSCKRVIKRSSGKRDYALIELDRSVVGVTPLRISKKSLKKGEKLFTIGHPSNLPLKFAMNGRVEEISGESFKTNLDTFAGNSGSPVLLTKSREVVGILVRGSLDYVKDLSRGCFVANRCERVRSNADCMGESVFNLEYLK encoded by the coding sequence ATGAAATTTATTCTTCTTATTGCACTAGTTTTATCCTCATATTCACATGCCTCTGTGAAGGCCATCTACGGTGAGGATGATAGACTCGAATATAGCGAGGTCTCTTTGGAGTACAAGAGGCTGGGCGATGCCACAGGTGCAATGATCGCTAAGTCAAAACTTAGTCTTCAAGGAACAAGCTACTATTTCTCTACTAAAACTCTGGGTGAAGAGATGATGGGAAATCAATTTAGAAATGGGTACCTATGCTCTGATGAAGCCTTTCATTCTCAACAAACTCTTTCTACTTGTTCGGGCTTTCTTGTATCAAGCAATAGGCTCTTGACTGCTGGACACTGTATCACTGGTAAGAAAGCATGCTCGAATTATTTGTGGAGCTTTGGCCTAAGTGAATCAAAGATGCGAGAAGGTAAAATCCATAGAGATAGCGTCTACTCTTGCAAGAGAGTTATAAAGAGATCTTCTGGAAAGAGAGATTATGCACTCATTGAACTTGATCGCTCTGTAGTTGGAGTCACTCCTTTAAGAATTTCTAAGAAGTCTTTAAAGAAGGGTGAGAAGCTTTTCACTATCGGACATCCTTCTAATCTTCCTCTAAAATTTGCAATGAATGGTAGAGTTGAAGAGATTAGTGGTGAGAGCTTTAAAACAAATCTAGACACTTTTGCTGGAAACTCTGGCTCTCCAGTACTTTTAACAAAGAGTAGAGAAGTCGTTGGAATTCTAGTTCGTGGCTCCCTAGATTATGTAAAAGATCTATCGAGAGGATGCTTTGTGGCCAATAGGTGCGAAAGAGTCAGAAGTAATGCTGACTGCATGGGCGAGAGCGTTTTCAACCTAGAATACCTTAAGTAA
- a CDS encoding GNAT family N-acetyltransferase, with translation MEIVSYASLSNDIQKEYLNQIKEIFFACSSIKTFKDSDHRESFFQKWCGDYLEYSSREFFLCLIDKRVAGYLSGHLNSKEALSKFIIPGPETFEDCFERFPAHFHINCSPNHQGKGIGRKLVEHYLSELNNSGVDGVHLITSTDANNLGFYRALGFEHEVSRPFKKHELLLMGREIIA, from the coding sequence ATGGAAATTGTCTCATACGCAAGCTTAAGCAATGACATTCAAAAAGAGTATTTAAATCAAATAAAAGAGATCTTCTTCGCTTGCAGTTCAATAAAGACATTTAAAGATAGTGATCATAGAGAGTCTTTCTTTCAAAAGTGGTGTGGTGACTATTTAGAGTATAGCTCAAGAGAATTCTTTCTTTGTTTAATAGATAAGAGAGTCGCTGGCTATCTCTCTGGTCATTTGAACTCTAAAGAGGCCTTGTCGAAGTTTATCATTCCTGGACCTGAAACATTTGAAGATTGTTTTGAAAGGTTCCCTGCACACTTTCACATTAATTGTAGCCCCAACCATCAAGGTAAAGGCATTGGTAGAAAACTAGTGGAGCACTACTTAAGCGAGTTAAATAACTCTGGAGTAGATGGTGTACACTTAATTACTTCTACAGATGCGAATAATCTTGGTTTCTATAGGGCCTTGGGATTTGAACACGAAGTCTCTAGGCCCTTTAAAAAACATGAACTTCTACTCATGGGACGGGAAATTATTGCCTAA
- the fusA gene encoding elongation factor G: MINNKLMAKTRNIGISAHIDSGKTTLTERILFYCDMIHKIEDVRGGGDGAKMDHMELEKEKGITITSAATTVFWKGISGKGTTFADGIEKDTKINIIDTPGHVDFTVEVERSLRVLDGAILVLCSVSGVQSQSITVDRQMKRYNVPRLAFLNKMDRMGANAFNGRDALIEKLNHNAVLMQHPIGAEDGFCGVVDLITKKAYYFDGDNGENIREEECPADLADQVEELRGTMIDAVAEYDDEVMEKYLEGNEPTEEELHKCIKIGVQSLALTPVYMGSAFKNKGVQVLLEAVTRYLPSPLTCAKPTAKTSSDETVEISPDPAEELLAMAFKITDEQFGQLTYTRIYRGTLNKGETVFNSRTGKKVRIGRMVRMNSNDRENIDSAHAGDIIAIVGIDCASGDTFVGDSDSVGLSLEGIHVPIPVIELSISCKDKNEQAKMSKGLAKFLKEDPTFHVFTDEESGETRIAGMGELHLEIYVERLKREFGAEVTVGAPQVNYRETIRVEAPFDYTHKKQTGGSGQFGQVVGVLKPLAADRKEKEDQVFRFNNEIKGGSIPNEFIGACEKGFQDVMDKGPLAAFPVIDCEIFLQDGKYHDVDSSDMAFRIASRQAMRKAINAAQPVLMEPIMKVEVTTPDEYQGGVIGDLSSRRGMIQGSETDPGGEVIINAEVPLSEMFGYSNDLRSMSAGKATYTMEFSRYHDCPSNIQSDVMKERAEKLANDD, translated from the coding sequence TTACAATTACATCTGCAGCGACGACTGTATTTTGGAAAGGTATCTCTGGTAAGGGAACAACTTTTGCTGACGGTATCGAAAAAGATACTAAGATTAATATTATCGATACTCCGGGTCACGTTGACTTTACAGTTGAAGTTGAAAGATCACTAAGAGTTCTTGATGGTGCTATCCTAGTTCTTTGTTCTGTTTCTGGTGTTCAGTCTCAGTCAATTACTGTTGATAGACAGATGAAAAGATATAATGTTCCAAGACTTGCTTTCTTAAACAAGATGGACAGAATGGGGGCCAATGCTTTTAACGGTAGAGATGCTCTTATTGAAAAACTAAATCACAACGCAGTTCTTATGCAACATCCAATTGGTGCAGAAGACGGTTTCTGCGGTGTTGTTGATCTCATCACTAAGAAGGCTTACTACTTCGACGGTGACAACGGTGAGAATATCAGAGAAGAAGAGTGTCCAGCGGATCTTGCAGATCAAGTTGAAGAGCTTAGAGGAACTATGATTGACGCCGTTGCTGAGTATGACGACGAAGTTATGGAAAAATACCTTGAAGGTAACGAGCCAACTGAAGAAGAACTTCACAAGTGTATTAAGATTGGTGTTCAGTCACTAGCTCTTACACCTGTTTACATGGGTTCTGCATTCAAAAATAAAGGTGTTCAAGTTCTTCTTGAAGCTGTTACTAGATACCTTCCTTCTCCACTTACTTGTGCTAAGCCAACTGCTAAGACATCTTCTGATGAGACTGTTGAGATTTCTCCAGATCCAGCAGAAGAGCTTCTGGCTATGGCGTTTAAGATTACTGACGAGCAATTTGGACAGTTAACTTATACAAGAATCTATAGAGGAACACTTAATAAAGGTGAGACAGTATTCAATTCAAGAACTGGTAAGAAAGTTAGAATTGGTAGAATGGTTAGAATGAACTCTAACGATAGAGAGAATATTGATTCAGCACACGCTGGTGATATCATTGCTATCGTTGGTATCGACTGTGCTTCAGGTGATACGTTCGTAGGTGACTCTGATTCAGTAGGGCTTTCTCTTGAAGGTATCCACGTTCCAATTCCAGTTATCGAGCTTTCAATTTCTTGTAAAGATAAGAACGAGCAAGCGAAGATGTCTAAAGGTCTTGCGAAATTCCTTAAAGAAGATCCAACTTTCCACGTTTTCACTGACGAAGAATCAGGTGAAACAAGAATTGCTGGTATGGGTGAGCTTCACCTTGAGATCTACGTAGAGAGACTTAAGCGTGAATTCGGTGCTGAAGTTACTGTTGGTGCTCCACAGGTTAACTATAGAGAAACTATTAGAGTTGAAGCTCCTTTTGATTATACTCACAAGAAGCAAACTGGTGGTTCTGGTCAATTCGGTCAAGTTGTTGGTGTACTTAAGCCACTTGCAGCTGATAGAAAAGAGAAAGAAGACCAAGTATTTAGATTCAACAACGAAATTAAAGGTGGTTCAATTCCTAACGAATTCATTGGTGCTTGTGAAAAAGGTTTCCAAGACGTTATGGATAAAGGTCCTCTTGCAGCGTTCCCAGTTATTGACTGTGAAATCTTCCTACAAGACGGTAAGTATCACGATGTTGATTCATCTGATATGGCCTTTAGAATTGCTTCAAGACAGGCGATGAGAAAAGCGATCAACGCTGCTCAACCAGTTCTTATGGAGCCAATTATGAAAGTTGAAGTAACAACTCCAGATGAGTATCAGGGTGGTGTTATTGGTGACCTTTCTTCTAGAAGAGGGATGATCCAAGGTTCTGAAACTGATCCAGGTGGAGAAGTTATCATCAATGCTGAAGTACCTCTTTCTGAGATGTTCGGTTACTCAAATGACCTAAGATCAATGTCTGCTGGTAAAGCAACATATACAATGGAATTCTCAAGATACCATGACTGTCCTTCAAACATCCAATCTGATGTTATGAAAGAGAGAGCTGAAAAACTTGCGAATGATGACTAA
- a CDS encoding LysR family transcriptional regulator, giving the protein MIETSQLQTLVAVARAKSFSKAAEDLNVTQSAISQSIKNLENKIEVKLFKRSGKKVVLTPEGEKLFSLASSFLGNLGDTLEEIQNDKESMSGKVRIGTLTGVGKSWLAHEMLEYAKKWDDLTVQITLGFQEDLVRAFESYQLDFLILPEESLPSVGEKTLLSEEMSTVVYPKDCDFDIDPENITLEDISTLPTILFEQEDHLLQKWCKDIFGKFPKKFNVRYIINSHGNMLQAVQQGMGLAVVPKHVLNRSFFKDKLNTLGEKFEVSNGKFYIVYHKGSEELLRIQSTLAMLTNSENPLN; this is encoded by the coding sequence ATGATTGAGACATCTCAATTGCAAACATTAGTTGCTGTGGCAAGAGCTAAGAGTTTCTCAAAAGCGGCGGAAGATTTAAATGTTACTCAATCTGCAATTTCACAAAGTATCAAAAATTTAGAGAATAAAATAGAAGTTAAGCTCTTTAAAAGATCTGGAAAGAAAGTTGTTCTAACTCCTGAGGGTGAGAAACTCTTTTCTTTGGCCTCTAGTTTTCTTGGAAATCTTGGGGACACATTAGAGGAAATTCAAAACGATAAAGAAAGTATGTCTGGTAAAGTGAGAATTGGAACACTAACAGGTGTTGGTAAGTCTTGGCTCGCTCACGAGATGTTAGAGTATGCAAAGAAGTGGGATGATTTGACTGTGCAGATTACTCTAGGCTTTCAAGAAGACTTAGTAAGGGCCTTTGAAAGTTATCAATTAGACTTCCTAATTCTTCCTGAAGAATCTCTTCCATCAGTAGGTGAGAAGACGTTATTAAGTGAAGAGATGTCAACAGTGGTTTATCCAAAAGATTGTGACTTTGATATTGATCCAGAAAATATTACTTTGGAAGATATCTCGACACTTCCTACTATTCTTTTTGAACAAGAAGATCACCTACTACAAAAGTGGTGTAAAGATATCTTTGGGAAGTTCCCGAAGAAGTTCAACGTACGCTATATCATAAATTCACATGGGAATATGCTCCAAGCTGTTCAGCAGGGGATGGGACTTGCAGTTGTTCCAAAGCATGTTCTAAATCGTTCATTCTTTAAAGATAAATTAAACACGCTTGGTGAGAAGTTCGAAGTCTCTAATGGTAAGTTTTATATTGTCTATCATAAGGGAAGTGAGGAGCTACTTAGAATTCAGTCGACTCTTGCTATGTTAACAAATAGCGAGAACCCTCTAAACTAA
- a CDS encoding tRNA nucleotidyltransferase/poly(A) polymerase family protein — translation MLVELKNALPAPVLEFNKLLNDRGFKLTLIGGAVRDFILYSKLSDDLDFEIRSQKFVDDAIWPSILKDLFKEMKPLGVAVESLKFNIYRVTFKGIEFEISSPRKEVYEPNIGDYGHSDFRAEFSSNFTYEESFARRDFTLNAIGVEFTEEFSLIDPYGGVEAAQKRELDFITDDFFKDPVRLLRTLRFKVAHNLTLSRRIKDDLVYFNLNKLSLHYFVQEGRKIGLENLAYEMDFSRRKFALKLPSWAEEFSKFNFKAFKECYHLVDLVLYFSTQREIADQEVQQLATNFNIKKTTVNDILNLREFYLVELSKLEKDIANDSFDQFCARSLFLKLARLKKGVNRISPELIEFYLSSSLKTFLFEDFVESDLYREILPTIKRSEISMLGIYCHLLKK, via the coding sequence ATGCTAGTTGAATTAAAAAATGCATTGCCTGCTCCAGTATTAGAATTTAATAAATTATTAAATGATCGCGGATTTAAATTAACTTTAATTGGCGGTGCCGTTAGAGATTTTATACTCTATTCAAAACTTTCTGATGACTTAGATTTTGAAATCAGATCTCAGAAATTTGTCGATGATGCAATTTGGCCAAGTATTTTAAAAGATCTCTTTAAAGAGATGAAACCACTTGGTGTAGCGGTAGAGAGTTTAAAATTTAATATATACCGTGTGACATTTAAAGGAATTGAGTTTGAAATCTCAAGTCCTCGAAAAGAAGTCTATGAACCTAATATAGGTGATTATGGGCACTCTGACTTTCGTGCAGAATTCTCTAGTAACTTCACTTACGAAGAATCTTTTGCTCGAAGGGACTTTACTCTAAATGCAATTGGAGTCGAGTTTACTGAGGAGTTCTCTCTCATCGATCCATATGGTGGAGTAGAGGCCGCGCAAAAGAGAGAATTAGATTTTATTACAGATGATTTCTTTAAAGATCCAGTAAGGCTTCTTAGAACATTGAGATTTAAAGTTGCTCATAATCTTACTTTAAGCAGAAGAATAAAAGATGACTTGGTTTACTTTAACTTGAATAAATTATCTCTTCATTACTTTGTTCAAGAGGGAAGAAAGATTGGTTTAGAGAATCTTGCTTATGAAATGGATTTCTCTAGAAGAAAATTCGCTCTTAAATTACCGAGTTGGGCAGAGGAGTTTAGTAAGTTTAACTTTAAAGCTTTTAAAGAATGCTATCATCTAGTTGATCTTGTCCTTTATTTTTCAACTCAAAGAGAAATAGCAGACCAAGAAGTACAACAGCTTGCTACAAATTTTAATATTAAGAAAACCACAGTAAATGATATTTTAAATCTAAGAGAATTCTACCTCGTCGAACTTTCGAAACTTGAAAAAGATATAGCAAACGATAGCTTTGATCAGTTTTGCGCTAGATCTTTATTTTTAAAACTAGCAAGGCTTAAGAAGGGAGTGAACCGAATTTCACCAGAGCTAATTGAGTTCTACCTAAGTTCTTCACTAAAGACTTTTCTCTTTGAAGATTTTGTGGAGAGTGACCTTTACAGAGAAATCTTACCTACAATAAAAAGAAGTGAAATTTCAATGCTAGGAATTTATTGTCATCTCCTTAAAAAATAG